The following are from one region of the Myotis daubentonii chromosome 2, mMyoDau2.1, whole genome shotgun sequence genome:
- the GPR12 gene encoding G-protein coupled receptor 12, whose product MTGDPQANLSGLLPGYLDAGAAVENVSAAVSSQVPGVEPEPELVVNPWDIVLCTSGTLISCENAIVVLIIFHNPSLRAPMFLLIGSLALADLLAGVGLIINFVFAYLLQSEATRLVTIGLIVASFSASVCSLLAITVDRYLSLYYALTYHSERTVTFTYVMLIMLWGTSICLGLLPILGWNCLRDESTCSVVRPLTKNNTAILSISFLFMFALMLQLYIQICKIVMRHAHQIALQHHFLATSHYVTTRKGVSTLAIILGTFAACWMPFTLYSLIADYTYPSIYTYATLLPATYNSIINPVIYAFRNQEIQKALCLICCGCIPSSLSQRTRSPSDV is encoded by the coding sequence ATGACCGGAGACCCGCAGGCCAATCTCAGCGGCTTGCTCCCAGGTTACTTAGATGCGGGTGCTGCTGTGGAGAACGTCTCCGCCGCCGTCTCCTCCCAGGTTCCCGGTGTGGAGCCAGAGCCGGAGCTCGTGGTGAACCCCTGGGACATTGTCTTGTGTACCTCAGGAACTCTCATCTCCTGTGAAAATGCCATCGTGGTCCTTATCATCTTCCACAACCCCAGCCTCCGAGCGCCCATGTTCCTGCTGATCGGCAGCCTGGCTCTGGCAGACCTGCTGGCCGGCGTTGGACTCATCATCAATTTTGTGTTTGCCTACCTGCTTCAGTCGGAAGCCACCAGGCTGGTCACCATTGGCCTCATTGTCGCCTCGTTCTCTGCCTCTGTCTGCAGTTTGCTGGCCATCACCGTGGACCGCTATCTCTCCCTGTATTATGCTCTGACATACCATTCGGAGAGGACAGTCACGTTTACCTATGTCATGCTTATCATGCTCTGGGGGACCTCCATCTGCCTGGGACTGCTGCCCATCCTGGGCTGGAACTGCCTCAGGGACGAGTCCACCTGCAGTGTGGTCAGACCTCTCACCAAGAACAACACGGCCAtcctctccatctccttcctcttCATGTTCGCGCTCATGCTTCAGCTCTACATCCAGATCTGTAAGATCGTCATGAGGCACGCCCACCAGATAGCCCTGCAGCACCACTTCCTGGCCACCTCGCACTATGTGACCACCCGGAAAGGGGTCTCCACCCTGGCCATCATCCTGGGGACCTTTGCTGCTTGCTGGATGCCTTTTACCCTCTATTCCTTGATAGCTGATTACACCTATCCCTCCATCTACACCTACGCCACCCTCCTGCCCGCCACCTACAATTCCATCATCAACCCTGTCATATACGCGTTCAGAAACCAGGAGATCCAGAAAGCCCTCTGCCTCATCTGCTGCGGCTGCATCCCATCCAGCCTCTCCCAGAGAACGCGGTCCCCCAGCGACGTGTAG